GCAGCAGCAGGTATTTCGATTTCAAATTGAACCCCCAGCTTTCTAAAGACCCTCGTTTTGCCAAGATTTAACAGTTCTAGCGATTTCCCCCCTGATGAATCAGACGCTTCCAACTGCACAAAACCGTAATGGATCTATGGGGAATAAATTTTATAGCAGCTggattaaaaacagttttatgaAATAACTCCCTGCTGTCTTCCCTGATgccaaagtacattttttttgcacactgtATGTTTTTTCCTATTTTGATTGAAAGACTACAGATTTTACTCAGACTTTTAGCATCCACATTCTTCTATGGGACCAAATTGCCGCATCAGTATTAACCTgaacttgtgttgttttttgtcattttattgtcccccccaccacacacacccaAATGAGTTTGCCATTATCTGTGCAGGTGTAGAGAACTGTTACCCATGATGCTCGTGTGGTTTTGTGAGCCTTGCCTCCCTCCTCGTTTCGGTTCTGACACgtcggcagcagcagcagcagcagcagcgtctgtcAGGCGAAGCAGAGGAGGAAATGTGAATGTGTGGAAGGTGACAGGGACCGGTGACCTCAAACTGTCTGTCTGAGGGCAAACACTATAATTGTGCACATAAGTACAACTTTGCATTGAAAGCTGGTCTTTAAATAGACtgcattgtgtcttttttttttcttttttttttttggtgcggCAGGACTGAAAGGTTTCAGACTCGCTTTACATTTCGGCACTTTCTGCTATATTATCTAATTCAGTCATCCACCTGCCTTTAGTCATTATCCTTAAGGCGCATTTGCTGCTCTGTGATTCCgaacttctgtttgttttggctCTTTGTGCCGCCATCTGGAGCTGATTCAGCGTTTTATGAggacttttctttctgtgtgcacAGAGAAAAAAGGGGCTTGCAATTTGATTCATCATTGTAATGGAtattctcctctttctttcttttttttttataatgcaGGCTTCATTATGTGAGTTGATTTAAATACCTGACTGGTAAAGCATTCCTATTTTCTATGGgaacacaaaggaaaacatcCCTCAAATGAATGACACACTTGTATAGAGCCAAAGAATGTTTcccctctttttaaaaaaaaaaaaaaaaaaaaaaaaagatttgattGGAGTTAACGTTCTACTTCCCTCAGCTTTTCGCctcttgtctttctgtcttcccGCTCAGATAGGAAAGGAATGCTTTGGAGCCATTTCTGGCTTTTGGTGTTTCGCTGAGCTGCTGTAAAagactttataaaaaaaaaagaaaagaaaaaacagttcTTTTTTTGCGAAGATTGAAGGGGGAAGGGAGCAAAGTCGGCGAGtgtgttggagtgtgtgtgcagtctCCAGCTGTGGAATGTTGAGTCGGCAAGAAGAGCTCAGTGGCACGTCTGGAACGAATCAGAGAAGGAGGGCTTTAGGGACATGAAGGGTCAGGAAGagggggaaagaaaaaggaaaaaggctAAGACGAGAAGGGAGGAAAGTGAGGAGGAGTTATGGATGTAGGTAGAGGAGTGGATTGGTTCTGGGCTTACCCTGTCCTCTGGTGGTGGATTTCTGTACAGGTTTGTGTTTTCTATATATTTGGATGTGAACTGATGGAGGCGACGTGGTGTGAAGGTCCAGCTGTGTTGCCCTAGTGTCTGTGGAGATACCCGAAGCacctgtttaaatgttttttgaaagtttttgtgtcatttttatatgAAATGAATAAAGTCTATGTTCTCAAAGCTGTTCTCTGGGTTCGTATTCGTTCTAAACACACATTGAAATGGAGCCAATTACTGTAAAATGTGAACTGCAGTGTTAATGTTTTGCCACAAGAGGGAACACCTCACTTGTCACATGACAGGTTTACATCTGATTGACTCATTTTGTCtcagattattttctgttttctattggAGTGTTTACAGAGATGCAACCAACCTACAGTTAACTGCATATTCCCTCTTCCTTATTGATTGCAGTCCTGCTCTCACTTTCTTTATGATTGCAGCTCGTTAAGTAGAGTCACTCTGTGGTAATCATCTGTGATTTTGCAATAGCTACATTAAATTTATTTAACATCACTGTCATCCACTTAAATTGCTGCAAATCATGCTAAAGGAGTGTCATTAAAATCAAGCCCTCTTTTAGAAGGAAGACCTGGGAAGTAGGAATAATATTTACAGCCACAGAAACAGAGTGCAAGAAAGCATGACGGTAGTAAAAGATATATAAAAGCAGATAAGCAGCAAATATGGGCGATGCTTTCTAACTGCTGAGATTAACATACAGTACACAATGAAGTTAGTATACTCCTGTACACttacagtcaaatgtttcaAAACTGCACATACtaaactttgacattttgttcaAATTCTGGACAACATTCAAAACTATgattttttatcacattttgaacgacataTTGAACTAcaacgtttttgtgacatttttgacgacatactaaactatgacttttttttatcacattttggacgacatactaaactatgacgtttttggacattttggatgacatactaaactatgaccaatgttccctgtaatttttcctgagtgtgagcaaacacacaaactccctgagcgtcccttggaccactgtgagcaacatcagacgtgtgcactgtggtcacaccagcatcacatccattcaagttacatggttcattaaaagaatcatattacagcatttacatttctgttaaaacactttgtcaacaggagccagttgaaggctgcagtgattttagtgacactacaatgtataagagtgaagttattgaatatttgtctctctttactgttgcagcggttttgcaaattgcagacggaccctgttcactccatagacaccaatgttattcctgtagcttgaaagacagctacttttgataaaactgggcttgtagcacattgtctgccttgcaacaatgggaaagaggcaccgtttatgttttgacaacctatatctaacaagttattgatgctggaagtctgaatctgtgaatatctttccaactttactgaacttggggtcactaccacccaaggagtgatatatttaattttgaaaaaagcatttagccatacttaaagctttaagtgctttattaacacggaactaagaattttgtattgttttattatcacaggttctgtctgaagaggtggcatcattttaaacagtgaaatcaaactaacaaaatgtaatgaccaaccagtgagcaatactggattctgcaaaaacataaacaacttttttcaaaatctaaatcttatcttaacacagttaatgtattaacttatttatgtgtgtatgcatgtatttaatgatttatttagtactgttaatatatcagagttctgagtgaatttttcttaagataggcaaaggccatttattgattacatataggctgttaaatgtttattaaaaactaaaaagcattttaaaaaaacaacttaggcatttattgagtcactgaAATACTGTAGaatacagaccacatcagcatgattataagcatcctctggtaaattaacaaccagatactgatgtctctcaccatatggacttcaggagatgactgggggatgataaactgtgacctgctggttgggttctctctgttctcatgtttcttacatgtttgtcccctgacagccgggtcctaatgttttttgagcaacacaccatactatgacatttttacaatgatggttctactatggaaccagtttgacatgttcaggtgttctttgtgtgaaaactcagagatttcaggtatcagaaggtggttttcaactttctttgttaactttctgcttcaactttaaactaaatttccttcactaacccagccctctggacttccaggaagctgtgttcctattggctgtccaggtggctgcttggtgttatcaggaacacctgagcacctcagtgtcttcctgctttatttggttgcaaacatttcctctgtttctcttcaccactgaactgggtttggctccattgctttaggttgttctttaggcgttggcttgcagcttccagcagtaaaatagactttaatgtgtttcttggtgtgttttagggctttgtactggatagttgtcttggtaaatgtggttctttagccacagttagcacatggtgctaatgtgtgcagtgattagtggatttgctgcagctgagttgtgtctttatcttggctgtagtgagtctttagaggtttttggtcagatacattctgtattcttgtttgtaaagcaacgttggttgtccagaaggtaagaattcctgtcctgattctctgttctcagaggttctctggtaggctgcaggagactttagtgtttgggttgtgctagtttggtttttgtatggtttcatttggacgactatcttgaggcccctccatgtagtttagtgaggttttctggaacagttctacaaagcaacctgcagcagaagagactttgagagtttttaggaagttctggagaccagactttagagcagcagaaacatttgtcagcagtttgagcaggagaaggtgagcttcagagtagaaatgagacggaaaccttcttgacccgtgtggtgaggtcctgtaccaagagtttgagcaggttgtgaagagtctgtagttctttggtctgaaagcacaagaagagtcgactcattaaaggagaaaacaggagatattgttggttcttctgtcactctgcagtttccttagactgaatatcaagtttatattttaaatgatttcccatgtgagcccaagaagacttcaataaactccctccatcccctggacacaacatattttattaccatgttaaatcttttttttttttttttaaatatgtttttgagttttaatcatagttttagcatagttttttctctttgcttgtttagttttatcatctgtgtaaaaggtgcttaacaaataaagttgaattaataaactgaataattgactaactcatgattgtgacaacagaagtattttcattgtgatttaagggtttgtttcatttttaaggttggggttcaaatcttgacagaaaaaaagattaaagaaataaactacagtaaaaaggctattaaatcaaagggaaaagacatttaatataataaaacttttaaaaagaaaattaaacattaaatacaattaaattatgttagacaaaatatttaattagataattaaacagaagatacaaagcatgtaattatgaaattaaacacaaaaatttaaacaaaaatattaaacattaaagatgaagtattttagataattaaacatttaaaaaatacaattaaacaagaatgttacacattcagaaaaacacaaaacatttaattagattattaaacctttaaaagtcaaaacatttaattaaaaaattaaatgtttaattagaaaattaaatcttaaagacaataaaactttaaataggaattaaacagaaaatacaatgaagcattaaaaaagaaaattaaacattaaaaggtggtaaaacatttaaaaagaaaaacctaaacaaagatttaatcaaaaaattaaacattgggaaagaaaaggaaatttttcaaacaagccaataaaacaattgaaaaaacaacaattaaacattaaaaagacaaaacatttcaaaatcagatcagacattagaacagaataaaaggtgagaaaagagcaaaactaaacatttaagaagaatcaaactaaagataaaacctttgaaagggcaccagttagactttagaagatcaaattaaacagaggagacaataaaacgatcaaaaagagcaaaaacagataaagttcttaaagcgttttctagtctgaaatgaaaacatcaagttgtttcttcaaacatttcctctttctatgttcttggtttgattgtggacagatttactaagaacttatttcagaaaactgatttccagataaagtctactagaggcatcgatcaaactaatgttaccttctgatctccacaaactttactgttcagtgaagagaatcaaagtttgttgaggatttctaaagaacccacaggtgaaggtctgagaagaactcagatggatggtctaaatgtgaaatcaagactcatggtcacaagttttaaggcttctgttaactagaaagttcaaactaacagagaagtactgagaaacttttaagatttcagtcctcagagtgtctcaaggttcaaacgaacagaaaactactcaggaacttagaagatatcagtccttggactgtctgaaagttcaatctaacagagaactactgtgggacttagaaaatttcagccctcagactgtgtgaaagctcaggtcctgaggactcgggaggtgtggaggctttggaaagtcttggaactgaaggttcaaccctccagcacaaaggctgaagtccaacctcctgagaaaaacggtcgagtcgagacttgagttaaaaaaaaactcgaaaatgacaaaaaatagatgataaatgcgcaaaaaaaagaagaattagtatctgagcgagtagctcagggggataagaagaggactaccaagcggagggtcgcaggttcaagacccaccactggcacttttctttctttgtctttgtcaggattttgatgaaaatttaagaagtgtctggtcttgaaccagcgacctgcagctccataggcaaatccttaactcactgagctacagatcagataaaaagaaataaattcgtcctccctttgacatcgtagttcctggagtgaccacatgggcagagccaaggcggagtctgggtggagtcagggcggagagtaggcggggaggtgggtggtggcctcccccctctactcccccacctcccctcaccacccaccacaccttcccccgcccgacgagttcttcgagtctccacgagttcttcgagtctccacgggttttcctgagtttctggagtttccacgaggtcggaggcagaacaagttgtcatgaagaggtgtagAAGTCgaccaggatggactgactttttacagtgactagaaggaagacgactggaagagcaggtctttcaccaccatccataaaatccatggagtccctccagagaaatgaagggaggtcaacttttatcaacctccatccagatgttcaacttgatatctttacttggagatttttagcaccacaaacctttagtatcacactgtattatcctttattaggactttaatggaatccaccagcagatttactttttgttgacaaactttattcttgtcgttgtgggactgcagtatttaaaactcttccttctatttgacctcatgtttattagttttagtttaggaagttattttagttgcccattagtctcttaaaaaccaaataataaattggattagtcaagaggttttaatttcttactttgtcatattttaaatatgaccaaaaaaatataaaaataaagcatcttgagacaatttgacctgtaattggcgttatatataTTTTATNNNNNNNNNNCATCTGTCTTTATGCAAAAGCAGCTTAGTCCTCATCAGGTACTGAGAAAAGGTAATCTGGGGCCATCAGTGTAACCCTGTCAGTATGTAGTAAGAACGTTCAAGAACTGTAGAGAATTAGTGCTATAAAGCTGAAAACCTCCTTCACTCAGAACAGCTGAATTCACTGAGAAGTGCAAGTAAGCTATATGTGATGTGAAGAAGCCTGATTGGCTACCAGAGGGGGTCCTGTTTTTTCTAGTGAGCCATCTGTCACTGAGTTCACACTCTCCCCACTTACCACGGAGCTGCCAAAAGTCTCTAAAGCaagaacacacagacatgcagataCAAAGACGTATAGCCTACTAGGCACTCACTCAACCCTGCACAGTCAGCCTGACAAGTTAATCACAGCCGAGCAAATGCTAATCACTGCAGGCCCCGATGGAGATCTGTTGACCTTCAAAATGTAACAAAGCGCAAGATTTTCAGCTACTTTTGGAGTTTTAATACAATATCCTGGCTCGGATGATTTAATTACAAGTGTGGTAAACTGGTGAATTACTGCTTATAATGTTTATAGTGTTAATCCTGTATACATCTCATAGCATTAATACTGTTAAGGCTGTTAATACTGTTCTTATACTATCCATACTGTTAATACTGTTCATGCTGCTATGTATTGTGTACATTTAGATTATCTATATTTTATATGATTTCCACATCTATATTAGTGTGCCCATACcgtttaaaccaggggtgtcaaacatgcggcccgcgggccaaaaccggccctccagagggtccaatccgaccAGTGGGACgattttgtaaagtgtaaaaattaatttatctgtaaattagtaaaactataaattcaaaatcatttctagaacatgacaagttgttttgatcagaaagaaaaaatactagattgttcattgctgttgtcattttgagtctcatttttgtaatattttgtcttgtttttgtttttttgcctgacttttgttgtttatctcatatttttgtcgttttggtttttgtcattttgtgtttcctttttaactcgcttgtgtctttttgtcttatttttgtcatttcatgttttgctttattcgatgttttgtatcatttttgtcgttttgtagggtttttttcctcttgcttGTGTCGTTACtctattttttgtggttttgtttcttgcttttgtcatttttggtctcatttgagtcatttgtgcaattttttgtctcgtttttgtcgtttgttcatttttttgtcgctttgtaactttttgtctaattttttgtctcttttgttttgtgtcatttaattttctgtgactttgttTCTCAATTTTagcgttttgtttctcatttttgtcattttgtgtctgatttttgtaacattttgtcttgtttttgttgttattttgtattttttttttgtcttacttttgtcactttgatcataaagtaaaatcctctctggttcagttccagatgactaaatgttgtgttcctttgtagacactctgtgatctggaagttgtaatgtggaaatgataaactgaggatgaatgttgctgaaattgaatttatttttcttcagagatttcaggttgttcatgatgttttgtaaaaaagataattccttgaatgtcaacattttcagaacgtactttttgtactaaaactaaagaaaaatcaggagttgtgtttatttataggttattattatgctgtgattttactggtccactggagatcaaactgggctgagtgtggaacctggactaagatgagtttgactcccctagTTTAAACCATAACATACTGTATATGATGCACTTCACTGCTGCTTTTGCACTTTTAGTTTGGTGCTAAGCTGCATTTGGTTGTCTTAGTGTCTCTATTTTGTGCAATGACAAAGTGGAATCTAGTCTAATCGGGTCACTTGTATTCATATGAGGTTGCTGCCAAGGATCTCGTTAATCTCACTGTATCTGTTCTATTCAGGTGCAGCCATACTAGTCTCCAGCTAGACACTTATATTGTTCCTCCGAATGAAACTCAACACTCCTTGCAGaagtttcacaataaaaaaatgtgagtAAAGTGAAACATTATTCCTCCTAACAGGGTGGAGGTGTTTGCGTTTTGAACATATGGAAAAGTGGAGCGTTTGTGTTTACTACAGGCAGCGGCAACATCAAATAACATCCAGTGAGGTCTCAAATAAAGGCACTGGTTGCGATTTGATCATTTCCAACTCTGATTCCACTTTGAAATGGGATAAGATTTAGTGAAGAACTCATTACTACTGTTTTGCCAACAACAAAGGATTTCAAAGACTAATCCTCAGATTTGCATGAAATTTCGTGTGAATGCTTCTCATCTCTAGAGTTTTAATTCCACTTGAGCTGTCATTTAGTGTCACTGACAGGCCAAGATGTCTAAttgtacacaaaaaaatatccaaCGGATTACTATGAAAGCAACCCAGAAAATTCTGaatgtttgccttttttttggacatactAAGCTTTCCTCCAGGGATCTGCACCTCAGAATTGAGAGAAAAACTGCTAGGAAATTTGCTAAAACATCCATGTTCCTGAGGAGAAAACCCTTTTTCATTTTACTAACCACATTCCCACAACTGGTATACTGGAGGATACAATAGTCAGTTTTCTGAAAACAGTTGGTATTTTCTACAAATACCAAAAATttgggtcaatctataactgagggacttctgaagtccatgggatatatctgcatacatttttattaaaagtgaaaaaaaaacattaggtttctttatgttcattttgatcatgtctttacaaattccatcattatttattatggaaacaatcactgattaataaaaaaaacgactggatatcactaaaatatgaagtaaataaccatctgaatttaataccaaccaccttctaatgagctaaacaataataaaatgagctgattcagaaatagtttggattgtgttcttttattaagttgagataatcatgacagatatttcttttttggcaatatatcacattttacatggaaaataactaattaaatccctttcaactaagttccccattccaaaaacacctctccaggaagtgtgttaattccagatcacatgacctgctccacatgatgtcatttcctcctgaagaaaagactggccagactccaaggctttctgacttatttaatagaaagtagtcaacaggtttactacaatatctgtagaaatcagttgtatatataatatttagaagaatctttctctaaaatgccgtGTGGTGTTTGgctataggtggccatgttgattttaggcctgaaaacagctaaaatgtgaactatgatacctgtcagcaATGTtataaaaagtcctgcagttatatattgaccctattAGTGAATCAGTCTTTGTTTTCACCACTCACCGATCTCCTTGCCCAGTCCTGAGCGCAGGATGGCTCCAGCAGAGGTGACCACTGCACAGGTCTTGAAGCTGCTCTGGTCTTGCAGCTGCTCCAGGGGGACGGACGGCACCAGACGAGCCCAGCCCAGCGAGGAGAAGGGCTGCTCGGACCCGTCCACTGTCCTCAGCCGGGCTTGAGCTTTAATCTGACATAGCAGCTCCTTGGCGCTCTGAGCGGTCCTGCGATGGCCGCTGTAGGAGACGTGGTGCTTGTTGGCGCTCAGGTAGTCCTTCATGGCGCGCTGCAGCCGAGGGCTCAGCATGTCGGCGGACACACGGCCCCTCCACAGCCGCTGCACCACGGAGGCTGACTTGGAGAAATAATATTCCTCCAGATCGGAGGAGTCTCCACCGGCCCTCCTGTCTGCTGCAGTCCTCATTCTGTTTCCCAGCTCCTCATCTTCATTTTCCCTCtcatcatcttcctcttcctcgcCACCATGGTAACGAGTGGCTCTGATATGGTTCTGATACTCTGCGGTTTGAGATGTTCTCTCACGACTCTGGACTGCAGGGTCTGAGTGAGAACCTACATTCTCTGTACCGAAGGAGGACCAGGCAGCCAGGCTCTGTGGGTCCAGGTAGTCCTGCCGGCTCGCTTCCTGGCTCCCGTAAACGGCGTAGGGAGCGCTGTTTGGGCTGTGGCTCACCTCCAGGCTGGTCTCTGGTGTCGTAGAGCTGGCGGAAGGCTCCAGCTCCGGCTTTTCTCTGGGGTACGTCGTGGTTAACGGCAAAGCCAGCTCAGGTCTGGAGCCCAGGATGGCGTGCTGCTGATGGGAGGCCTGTATGGAGGCCAGGCGCCGGGTGTCGGGGTGCTGGGAGAGCAAAGAGCCAGCAGAGGTCAGGGGCTCA
This portion of the Amphiprion ocellaris isolate individual 3 ecotype Okinawa chromosome 19, ASM2253959v1, whole genome shotgun sequence genome encodes:
- the LOC129347499 gene encoding beta-galactoside alpha-2,6-sialyltransferase 2-like, with product MKSSMRQWRRLVLLAMLAWVLLFLALLSYFLDARVDEPLTSAGSLLSQHPDTRRLASIQASHQQHAILGSRPELALPLTTTYPREKPELEPSASSTTPETSLEVSHSPNSAPYAVYGSQEASRQDYLDPQSLAAWSSFGTENVGSHSDPAVQSRERTSQTAEYQNHIRATRYHGGEEEEDDERENEDEELGNRMRTAADRRAGGDSSDLEEYYFSKSASVVQRLWRGRVSADMLSPRLQRAMKDYLSANKHHVSYSGHRRTAQSAKELLCQIKAQARLRTVDGSEQPFSSLGWARLVPSVPLEQLQDQSSFKTCAVVTSAGAILRSGLGKEIGEW